A portion of the Flavobacterium limnophilum genome contains these proteins:
- the fahA gene encoding fumarylacetoacetase, translated as MPLSANNTNRKSWINVPEDSDFPIQNIPFGVFITKDDVITIGTRIGDSAIDMGALQQLNYFEGIELTDDMFMQDTLNDFISDGKKTWRLVRNRLAELFDETNPELRDNKEHRDFVIFDVKDIEMQLPVLIGDYTDFYTSKEHAINIGKIISNPDKALPLNWFHMPVGYHGRSSTIIPSGIPVNRPMVQTLPIGETTPVFGPSRMVDFELETAFITTDANIMGENIPIAEAEDYIFGMVLMNDWSARDIQKWESLSFGPFLAKNFATSISSWIVTMDALEPFRTKGPNQDPAPFPYLQLKGKHNFDINLEVAIQTEKLDTTIVSKTNFKYIYWSMIQQLAHHTSNGCRVNSGDMMGSGTISGPTPDSFGSMLELTWGGENAIQLNDGTERKFINDGDTVIIKGFCKNNGLRIGFGEVSSKLLPPFVRK; from the coding sequence ATGCCATTATCAGCCAATAACACCAATAGAAAATCATGGATCAACGTTCCCGAGGACAGTGATTTCCCTATTCAGAATATTCCTTTTGGCGTATTTATCACCAAAGATGATGTCATAACCATTGGTACTCGAATTGGAGATAGCGCTATTGACATGGGAGCTTTACAGCAATTAAATTACTTTGAAGGCATCGAATTGACCGACGACATGTTCATGCAAGACACCCTGAATGATTTTATATCGGACGGAAAAAAAACATGGCGATTGGTTCGAAATCGCTTGGCGGAATTATTTGACGAAACCAATCCAGAACTTCGAGATAATAAGGAACATCGAGATTTCGTAATATTTGACGTAAAAGACATCGAAATGCAATTGCCGGTTTTAATTGGCGATTACACCGATTTTTATACCAGCAAAGAACACGCTATTAATATAGGTAAAATAATCAGCAATCCTGACAAAGCTTTACCACTGAATTGGTTTCACATGCCGGTGGGTTATCATGGAAGAAGTTCGACCATAATTCCATCCGGAATTCCTGTCAACAGACCCATGGTGCAAACACTGCCAATTGGAGAGACAACCCCAGTTTTTGGCCCTTCGCGAATGGTGGATTTTGAACTGGAAACCGCTTTTATCACGACCGATGCCAATATTATGGGAGAAAACATCCCAATCGCTGAAGCCGAAGATTATATTTTTGGAATGGTTTTGATGAATGACTGGAGCGCTCGCGACATCCAGAAATGGGAATCCCTGTCCTTTGGTCCTTTCTTGGCAAAAAACTTTGCCACTTCCATCTCATCGTGGATTGTGACCATGGATGCCTTGGAACCGTTCAGAACCAAAGGTCCCAATCAAGACCCAGCACCATTTCCTTATTTGCAATTAAAAGGGAAACACAACTTCGACATTAATCTGGAAGTAGCCATACAAACCGAAAAATTGGATACCACGATTGTGTCCAAAACCAATTTCAAATACATTTATTGGTCGATGATCCAACAATTGGCACACCACACCTCCAACGGTTGCCGAGTAAACTCGGGCGACATGATGGGTTCTGGTACTATTTCCGGTCCCACTCCCGACAGTTTTGGTTCGATGCTGGAATTAACTTGGGGCGGAGAAAACGCCATCCAACTCAACGACGGAACAGAACGAAAATTCATCAATGACGGAGACACCGTAATCATAAAAGGTTTTTGCAAAAACAATGGTCTCCGAATTGGGTTTGGAGAAGTTTCCAGCAAACTGCTGCCGCCGTTTGTGAGGAAATAA
- the glyA gene encoding serine hydroxymethyltransferase, translating to MQRDEQIFDLILEEQDRQIHGLELIASENFVSDEVMEAAGSVLTNKYAEGYPGKRYYGGCEVVDIVEQIAIDRAKELFGAEYANVQPHSGSQANASVFHACLQPGDKILGFDLSHGGHLTHGSPVNFSGRVYKPTFYGVDKETGRLDYDKIQEIATKEQPKLIIAGASAYSRDMDFERFRVIADSVGAILMADISHPAGLIAKGLLNDPIPHCHIVTTTTHKTLRGPRGGLILMGKDFPNPWGLTTPKGEIRMMSALLDLAVFPGNQGGPLMHIIAAKAVAFGEALQDEFFTYAMQLQKNANAMADAFVKRGYNIISGGTDNHMMLIDLRNKSISGKEAENALVKAEITVNKNMVPFDDKSPFVTSGIRVGTAAITTRGLVEEDMETIVALIDRVLMDHTNEAVIEEVAAEVNEMMSERAIFVF from the coding sequence ATGCAACGCGACGAACAAATTTTTGACCTTATTTTAGAGGAACAAGACAGACAAATTCACGGATTGGAACTTATAGCTTCCGAGAATTTTGTGAGTGACGAAGTAATGGAAGCAGCTGGTTCTGTTTTAACTAATAAATATGCCGAAGGTTATCCAGGCAAAAGATACTACGGCGGTTGCGAAGTGGTTGATATTGTTGAACAAATTGCCATTGACAGAGCCAAAGAATTATTTGGTGCCGAATATGCCAACGTTCAACCTCACTCGGGTTCTCAAGCCAATGCTTCAGTATTTCACGCTTGTTTGCAACCTGGGGATAAAATATTAGGATTCGATTTGTCACACGGTGGTCACTTGACGCACGGTTCTCCAGTAAACTTTTCAGGACGTGTTTACAAACCTACTTTTTATGGTGTTGACAAAGAAACAGGAAGATTGGATTATGATAAAATTCAAGAAATAGCCACTAAAGAGCAACCAAAATTAATCATCGCGGGAGCTTCGGCTTATTCTCGTGACATGGATTTTGAGCGTTTCAGGGTAATTGCTGACAGCGTTGGTGCTATTTTGATGGCCGATATCTCTCATCCAGCAGGTTTAATTGCCAAAGGATTATTGAATGACCCAATTCCTCATTGTCATATTGTAACGACTACAACCCACAAAACTTTGCGTGGACCAAGAGGTGGTTTGATCTTGATGGGTAAAGATTTTCCAAATCCTTGGGGATTGACTACTCCAAAAGGAGAAATCAGAATGATGTCTGCTTTATTGGACTTGGCTGTTTTTCCTGGAAATCAAGGAGGACCTTTGATGCACATTATTGCTGCTAAAGCTGTGGCTTTCGGTGAAGCATTGCAAGACGAATTTTTTACTTATGCGATGCAATTGCAAAAAAATGCCAATGCAATGGCGGATGCTTTCGTAAAAAGAGGATACAACATTATCTCTGGTGGAACTGACAATCACATGATGTTGATTGATTTGAGAAACAAGAGCATTTCTGGAAAAGAGGCTGAAAATGCCTTGGTAAAAGCAGAAATCACCGTAAACAAAAATATGGTTCCTTTTGATGACAAATCACCATTCGTGACTTCAGGAATTCGTGTGGGAACTGCAGCAATCACCACTCGTGGACTTGTGGAAGAAGATATGGAAACTATTGTGGCCTTGATTGACAGGGTTTTGATGGATCACACCAACGAAGCGGTTATCGAAGAAGTAGCTGCCGAAGTAAACGAAATGATGAGCGAAAGAGCCATCTTCGTTTTCTAA
- a CDS encoding GNAT family N-acetyltransferase → MTTIYEATVEDFETIRSIAHTTWPVTYGEILSKEQLDYMLDKMYSDAALMDNLNKGHHFLLAKEDSVCLGFASFEHHYLNEKCTRLHKIYLLPETQGKGLGKLLLERIVVLAKENHSDRISLNVNRFNKACAFYKKMGFEVVGQEDLDIGNGYLMEDYKMELKILFFSPS, encoded by the coding sequence ATGACAACCATTTACGAAGCCACAGTTGAAGATTTTGAAACCATTCGAAGCATTGCTCATACCACTTGGCCGGTGACTTATGGCGAAATTCTATCGAAAGAACAATTGGACTATATGTTGGATAAAATGTATTCGGATGCTGCTTTAATGGATAATCTAAATAAAGGGCATCATTTTTTATTGGCCAAAGAAGATTCCGTTTGTTTGGGGTTTGCTTCGTTCGAACACCATTATTTGAATGAGAAATGTACCCGCTTGCATAAAATTTATCTTCTGCCGGAAACCCAAGGCAAGGGATTGGGAAAATTGTTGTTGGAAAGAATTGTGGTTTTGGCCAAAGAAAACCATTCCGACAGGATTTCATTGAACGTAAACCGATTCAACAAAGCTTGTGCCTTTTATAAAAAAATGGGTTTCGAAGTCGTTGGCCAAGAAGATTTGGACATTGGAAACGGTTATCTGATGGAAGACTACAAAATGGAATTGAAAATTTTATTTTTCTCTCCGAGTTAA